One window of the Sebastes umbrosus isolate fSebUmb1 chromosome 1, fSebUmb1.pri, whole genome shotgun sequence genome contains the following:
- the LOC119486995 gene encoding tripartite motif-containing protein 16-like codes for MIHSLITPPSSSCSQTQTATLGPLISLFPPLQIDSLKVGVTNITHDDYIRAQTSVGSQEVKLRQSLLLRGEMAQKGVQLERESFSCSICLDLLKDPVAITCGHSYCMNCIKSFWDGEDEKKIYSCPQCRQTFTPRPVLLKNTMLAVLVEELKKTGLQAAPADHCYAGPEDVACDVCTGRKLKAFKSCLVCLASYCEKHLQPHYDSAPFKKHKLVEPSKKLQENICSRHDEVMKMFCRTDQQCICYLCSVDEHKGHDTVSAAAERTERQRELEVSRLNIQQRIQDREKDVKLLQQEVEAVNRSADKAVEDSEKIFTELIRLMEKRSCDVKQQVRSQQEREVSRVKELQEKLEQEITELKRRDAEMKLLSHTEDHNQFLLNYPSLSPLTESTSSIDIRPLSYFEDVTAAVSEVRDKLQDVLREKWTNVSQTVTEVDVLLSQPEPKTRAGFLQYSREITLDPNTVNTLLLLSEGNRKATFMRQHQSYSSHPDRFTDYCRQVLSRESLTGRCYWEVEWRGRGVYVAVAYKSSRRAGGVNECYFGYNDKSWALDCKQNSYIFLYNNIQTPVSGPQSSRVGVYLDHSAGILSFYSVSETMTLLHRVQTTFTEPLYAGLLLYSGHGVTAELCKLK; via the coding sequence ATGATTCATAGCTTGAtaactcctccctcctcttcctgctctcaaaCACAGACTGCTACACTCGGTCCTCttatttccttgttccctccccttcagatcGACAGTTTGAAGGTGGGTGTAACCAacataacacatgatgattacatcagagctcaaactagtgtcggttctcaggaagtgaaactcagacagtcgttgctactgagaggtgaaatggcgcagaaaggagttcagctggagagagagtcattctcttgttcgatctgtctggatctactgaaggatccggtggCTATTacctgtggacacagctactgcatgaactgtattaaaagcttctgggatggagaggatgagaagaagatctacagctgccctcagtgtaggcagaccttcacaccgaggcctgtcctgctgaaaaacaccatgttagcagttttagtggaggaactgaagaagactggactccaagctgctcctgctgatcactgctatgctggacctgaagatgtggcctgtgatgtctgcactgggaggaaactgaaagccttcaagtcctgtctggtgtgtctggcctcttactgtgagaaacacctccagcctcattatgactcagctccgttcaagaaacacaagctggtggagccctccaaaaagctccaggagaacatctgctctcgtcacgacgaggtgatgaagatgttctgtcgtactgatcagcagtgtatctgttatctctgctctgtggatgaacataaaggccacgacaccgtctcagctgcagcagaaaggaccgagaggcagagagagctggaggtgagtcgactcaacatccagcagaggatccaggacagagagaaagatgtgaagctgctccaacaggaggtggaggctgtcaatcgctctgctgataaagcagtggaggacagtgagaagatcttcaccgagctgatccgtctcatggagaaaagaagctgtgatgtgaagcagcaggtcagatcccagcaggaacgtgaagtgagtcgagtcaaagagcttcaggagaagctggagcaggagatcactgagctgaagaggagagacgctgagatgaagctgctgtcacacacagaggatcacaacCAGTTTCTTCTTaactacccctcactgtcaccactcactgaatctacatccagcatcgatatccgtcctctgagctactttgaggacgtgacggcggctgtgtcagaagtcagagataaactacaggacgttctgagagagaaatggacaaacgtctcacagacagtgactgaagtggatgttttactgtcacaaccagagcccaagaccagagctgggTTCTTACAatattcacgagaaatcacactggatccaaacacagtaaacacactgctgttattatctgaggggaacagaaaagcaacatttatgAGACAACATCAGTCTTATtctagtcacccagacagattcactgacTATTGTCgtcaggtcctgagtagagagagtctgactggacgttgttactgggaggtggagtggagagggagaggagtttATGTAGCAGTCGCATACAAGAGTAGCAGGAGAGCAGGGGGGGTGAATGAATGTTACTTTGGATACAATGATAAATCTTGGGCGTTAGATTGTAAACaaaacagttatatatttttgtacaaCAATATCCAAAcccccgtctcaggtcctcagtcctccagagtaggagtgtacctggatcacagtgcaggtattctgtccttctacagcgtctctgaaaccatgactctcctccacagagtccagaccacattcactgagcctctctatgctggactttTGCTTTATAGCGGTCATGGAGTcactgctgagttgtgtaaactgaaatag